A stretch of the Streptosporangium sp. NBC_01755 genome encodes the following:
- a CDS encoding N-acetylglucosamine kinase, translating to MYVLGLDIGGTSSRALLIDSGGRRAGYGTAGGGNPAAHGNAVAVANIGLALRQALRGVDPSLVAGAVIGMAGAGALDRLVFDPMWASAGLRARPRLTGDLGIAFAAGTAEPRGTVLIAGTGAIAARIEDREPVMIADGLGWLLGDRGSGFWLGRQAARAAARALSRGDAGGTLTRLVIGALLEGEPLPQGKAGGTAEEATEETRAPAIRLVVRAQSRPTLELARLAPLVSRAADEGDPAALEIASTAARLLCETVAEVRPAGETSPIVLAGSVLTGEGPVGSAVREKLGATAVLAGDGAGAAAWLAGREAFGWDPAAAALLHARIVSGD from the coding sequence ATGTACGTCCTCGGCCTGGACATCGGCGGGACGTCCTCACGCGCGCTCCTGATCGACTCCGGCGGTCGGCGGGCCGGATACGGCACGGCCGGGGGCGGGAACCCCGCGGCACACGGCAATGCCGTCGCCGTCGCCAACATCGGCCTGGCTCTGCGGCAGGCCCTGCGCGGAGTCGACCCGAGCCTGGTGGCGGGGGCGGTCATCGGGATGGCGGGCGCCGGGGCGCTGGACCGGCTGGTGTTCGACCCCATGTGGGCCTCGGCCGGCCTGCGCGCCCGGCCCCGGCTCACCGGCGACCTGGGCATCGCCTTCGCCGCCGGTACGGCGGAGCCACGCGGCACCGTGCTCATCGCCGGGACCGGGGCGATCGCCGCCAGGATCGAGGATCGCGAGCCCGTGATGATCGCCGACGGGCTCGGCTGGCTCCTGGGCGATCGGGGTTCGGGGTTCTGGCTGGGCAGACAGGCGGCCCGCGCCGCCGCCCGCGCCCTCAGCCGGGGCGACGCGGGCGGGACGCTGACCCGCCTCGTCATCGGTGCCCTGCTGGAGGGCGAGCCGCTCCCGCAGGGGAAGGCCGGGGGGACGGCGGAGGAGGCGACGGAGGAGACACGGGCGCCGGCGATCAGGCTGGTGGTCCGCGCACAGTCGCGGCCCACGCTGGAGCTGGCCAGGCTCGCCCCGCTCGTCAGCCGGGCGGCGGACGAGGGCGACCCCGCCGCCCTGGAGATCGCCTCCACCGCTGCCAGGCTGCTCTGCGAGACGGTGGCCGAGGTCCGCCCGGCGGGCGAGACGAGCCCGATCGTGCTGGCCGGAAGCGTGCTGACCGGCGAGGGACCTGTCGGCTCCGCCGTACGGGAGAAGCTGGGGGCCACGGCGGTCCTGGCGGGTGACGGCGCGGGTGCGGCGGCATGGCTGGCCGGGCGGGAGGCGTTCGGCTGGGACCCGGCGGCCGCCGCGCTGCTTCACGCCCGCATCGTCTCCGGCGACTGA